A portion of the Bactrocera neohumeralis isolate Rockhampton chromosome 2, APGP_CSIRO_Bneo_wtdbg2-racon-allhic-juicebox.fasta_v2, whole genome shotgun sequence genome contains these proteins:
- the LOC126751141 gene encoding guanine deaminase isoform X1 has product MAKVFFGQIIHTKSLNDFEIFTSGFIAVDPKGKIVGVGNEFVYDEWLTQHINFKEATVERLSNDQFLMPGFVDCHIHAPQVAQIGLGLDMPLLDWLNSYTFPLESKYADQKFAQKTYAKVVENTIKAGTTLASYFGTNHKESTLILAKEALRQGQRALIGKVCSNQNSPEFYVETTDKSIASTEEFVKDIQKLETDLVKPTITPRFALSCTKELMAKLGEIAHKNDLHIQSHISENLSEIDFVKSLYNTSYAEAYDNAGLLTPKTVMAHAVHLDDEEITLFGKRGTSVAHCPASNNMLSSGLCDVLRLIKNGIKVGLGTDVSGGNSMSIQDAMLRALDVSHHLEFVKKQEIKGSGRLEVQDQAYQPLNYKQAIFLATLGGAEALALSNITGNFAIGKYFDALIVDTSNYPLHNYNVSNDNKSPDLILLEMVQKFIYVGDDRNIIRVFVAGNQIKQ; this is encoded by the exons ATGGCAAAGGTTTTCTTTGGGCAAATCATACACACTAAGTCTTTGAATGACTTCGAGATCTTTACAAGTGGATTTATTGCAGTTGATCCGAAAGGCAAA ATTGTTGGCGTTGGCAATGAATTCGTTTATGATGAATGGTTAACGCagcacataaattttaaagaggCTACTGTTGAACGACTGAGCAATGATCAATTTCTTATGCCTGGCTTTGTTGATTGTCATATTCACGCACCCCAAGTAGCACAAATCGGGCTTGGTCTAGATATGCCTCTTTTGGATTGGCTGAATTCCTACACATTTCCATTGGAATCGAAATATGCAGACCAGAAGTTCGCGCAGAAAACTTACGCAAAAGTTGTG GAAAATACAATAAAGGCGGGCACCACACTTGCATCCTATTTTGGTACCAATCACAAAGAGAGCACTTTAATTTTAGCAAAAGAAGCCTTGCGCCAAGGTCAACGCGCGTTGATTGGAAAAGTCTGTTCGAATCAAAATAGTCCGGAATTTTATGt TGAAACGACAGATAAGTCTATAGCTTCTACAGAGGAATTCGTAAAAGATATACAAAAACTGGAGACAGATTTGGTCAAACCCACTATTACACCAAGATTTGCTTTGAGTTGTACCAAAGAATTAATGGCCAAACTTGGAGAAATTGCACAcaaaaatgatttgcatatacAG agtcaTATTAGCGAAAATCTTTCGGAAATTGATTTTGTCAAGTCGCTATATAATACCAGTTATGCCGAGGCATATGATAATGCTGGATTGCTAACACCTAAG ACAGTTATGGCACACGCTGTACATTTGGATGATGAGGAAATAACGCTCTTTGGGAAACGCGGAACTTCGGTCGCTCATTGTCCCGCCTCGAATAACATGTTAAGTTCAGGCTTATGTGATGTACTGCGACTgattaaaaatggaataaaagtCGGCTTGGGTACAG ATGTTTCGGGTGGAAACTCGATGTCTATACAGGATGCTATGCTTCGTGCACTCGATGTTTCTCATCATTTGGAATTTGTGAAAAAACAGGAGATTAAGGGAAGCGGACGCCTAGAGGTACAAGACCAAGCATATCAGCCTCTTAATTAcaaacaagcaatatttttggCAACACTTGGTGGTGCTGAGGCTTTAGCTTTGAGTAATATCACTGGCAATTTCGCCATAGGAAAATACTTTGATGCATTGATAGTCGATACGAGCAACTATCCGTTACACAATTACAACGTGAGTAATGACAACAAGTCTCCAGATTTGATTTTGTTGGAAATGGTTCAGAAATTCATTTACGTTGGAGATGATCGCAATATTATACGAGTCTTTGTGGCAGGGaaccaaataaaacaataa
- the LOC126751141 gene encoding guanine deaminase isoform X2: MPGFVDCHIHAPQVAQIGLGLDMPLLDWLNSYTFPLESKYADQKFAQKTYAKVVENTIKAGTTLASYFGTNHKESTLILAKEALRQGQRALIGKVCSNQNSPEFYVETTDKSIASTEEFVKDIQKLETDLVKPTITPRFALSCTKELMAKLGEIAHKNDLHIQSHISENLSEIDFVKSLYNTSYAEAYDNAGLLTPKTVMAHAVHLDDEEITLFGKRGTSVAHCPASNNMLSSGLCDVLRLIKNGIKVGLGTDVSGGNSMSIQDAMLRALDVSHHLEFVKKQEIKGSGRLEVQDQAYQPLNYKQAIFLATLGGAEALALSNITGNFAIGKYFDALIVDTSNYPLHNYNVSNDNKSPDLILLEMVQKFIYVGDDRNIIRVFVAGNQIKQ, encoded by the exons ATGCCTGGCTTTGTTGATTGTCATATTCACGCACCCCAAGTAGCACAAATCGGGCTTGGTCTAGATATGCCTCTTTTGGATTGGCTGAATTCCTACACATTTCCATTGGAATCGAAATATGCAGACCAGAAGTTCGCGCAGAAAACTTACGCAAAAGTTGTG GAAAATACAATAAAGGCGGGCACCACACTTGCATCCTATTTTGGTACCAATCACAAAGAGAGCACTTTAATTTTAGCAAAAGAAGCCTTGCGCCAAGGTCAACGCGCGTTGATTGGAAAAGTCTGTTCGAATCAAAATAGTCCGGAATTTTATGt TGAAACGACAGATAAGTCTATAGCTTCTACAGAGGAATTCGTAAAAGATATACAAAAACTGGAGACAGATTTGGTCAAACCCACTATTACACCAAGATTTGCTTTGAGTTGTACCAAAGAATTAATGGCCAAACTTGGAGAAATTGCACAcaaaaatgatttgcatatacAG agtcaTATTAGCGAAAATCTTTCGGAAATTGATTTTGTCAAGTCGCTATATAATACCAGTTATGCCGAGGCATATGATAATGCTGGATTGCTAACACCTAAG ACAGTTATGGCACACGCTGTACATTTGGATGATGAGGAAATAACGCTCTTTGGGAAACGCGGAACTTCGGTCGCTCATTGTCCCGCCTCGAATAACATGTTAAGTTCAGGCTTATGTGATGTACTGCGACTgattaaaaatggaataaaagtCGGCTTGGGTACAG ATGTTTCGGGTGGAAACTCGATGTCTATACAGGATGCTATGCTTCGTGCACTCGATGTTTCTCATCATTTGGAATTTGTGAAAAAACAGGAGATTAAGGGAAGCGGACGCCTAGAGGTACAAGACCAAGCATATCAGCCTCTTAATTAcaaacaagcaatatttttggCAACACTTGGTGGTGCTGAGGCTTTAGCTTTGAGTAATATCACTGGCAATTTCGCCATAGGAAAATACTTTGATGCATTGATAGTCGATACGAGCAACTATCCGTTACACAATTACAACGTGAGTAATGACAACAAGTCTCCAGATTTGATTTTGTTGGAAATGGTTCAGAAATTCATTTACGTTGGAGATGATCGCAATATTATACGAGTCTTTGTGGCAGGGaaccaaataaaacaataa
- the LOC126751140 gene encoding zinc finger protein 888: MSVIKVNISCPLCGTEIRDNVNRLVTDSCGHSKCRRCLLADDECSECLKPKQYNTENNTEQDADSVIVASGATVETDLNAASKTTKKKGRKVASMPTHIQRLHSDLDSGVRYYCIPCGRKFGSRSQQYYHLTCGSDASKRYMCQQCDKTFSTKSHFKYHLETHEERIYHCAECNKSFSNRIVLQKHERLHRAPSIQCTECSKLFRNRESLSGHTRQLHGGNELPYTCEVCQKSYSLKSTLKLHMQKHFDKKYACEYCDKRFQRNYTLKLHLKKHTKTDCYICGICLRKFSDNAVLLRHVKLHQDVVKFRCRECNATIIRKDNMLRHIRTIHSNRTFDDCAEVIYPISTKALKAIEYENHMEASSPIGEPKTVENSAVIKSIGNVQPMKVPNYHVATTLTTNIQSPPTQSTIATNTSNNDSTVILFPKVPINANIVSGGSSTVVQKKVKKYDPIKMYRKILTSDRDESASESDSEKEEVYGIKPHYSDNTVSCVSLATPEKQMTINTSNFSETHWRKNFRYTYQYQDF; the protein is encoded by the exons ATGAGTGTTATAAAAGTCAATATATCTTGTCCTCTCTGTGGGACCGAAATTAGGGACAATGTAAATCGACTGGTGACTGATAGTTGTGGGCATAGCAAGTGTCGCCGTTGTCTCCTTGCTGATGATGAATGTTCAGAATGTTTAAAGCCGAAGCAGTATAATACTGAAAATAATACAGAACAAGACGCAGATAGTGTAATCGTTGCAAGTGGGGCAACAGTCGAGACGGATCTTAATGCTGCGAGCAAAACTACCAAGAAAAAAGGTAGAAAAGTTGCTTCTATGCCAACGCATATTCAACGATTACACAGCGATTTGGACTCCGGCGTCCGTTATTACTGTATACCTTGTGGAAGAAAATTTGGAAGTCGTTCGCAACAATACTATCATTTAACCTGTGGTAGCGATGCTTCCAAGAGATACATGTGCCAGCAATGCGATAAG ACGTTTTCTACAAAATCCCATTTCAAATATCACTTGGAAACACATGAGGAGCGCATATATCATTGCGCAGAGTGTAACAAATCATTCTCAAATCGAATAGTTCTCCAGAAGCATGAAAGGCTTCATCGCGCTCCTTCTATTCAATGCACAGAATGTAGTAAATTATTTCGTAACAGGGAATCGCTGTCAGGTCATACCCGGCAACTCCACGGAGGCAACGAGTTACCTTATACTTGTGAAGTCTGCCAGAAAAGTTATTCTTTGAAATCTACTTTAAAGCTACACATGCAAAAACATTTTG ataagAAGTATGCATGTGAATACTGTGATAAACGTTTCCAACGTAACTATACACTCAAATTACACCTtaaaaaacatacaaagactGATTGTTATATTTGTGGTATTTGCTTAAGAAAATTCAGTGACAATGCAGTTTTGTTGCGGCATGTTAAACTACATCAAG ATGTCGTTAAGTTCCGATGTCGAGAATGTAATGCTACCATCATTCGCAAGGATAACATGTTGCGACATATTCGCACTATACATTCAAATAGAACTTTTGACGACTGTGCTGAAGTAATATACCCTATTAGCACCAAAGCACTGAAAGCAATTGAATATGAAAACCATATGGAAGCCTCATCACCAATTGGGGAACCAAAGACTGTAGAGAATAGTGCCGTTATCAAAAGCATAGGAAATGTTCAGCCAATGAAAGTTCCAAATTATCACGTTGCCACTACACTCACCACAAATATTCAATCACCACCTACCCAATCTACCATTGCAACCAACACTTCGAACAACGATTCTACAGTTATTCTATTTCCGAAAGTACccataaatgcaaatattgtgTCTGGTGGAAGTTCTACAGTTGttcagaaaaaagttaaaaagtacGACCCAATTAAAATGTATCGAAAGATTTTGACTTCAGATCGAGATGAAAGTGCCTCCGAAAGTGATAGTGAGAAAGAAGAAGTGTATGGCATAAAACCGCATTATTCTGACAATACTGTTTCCTGTGTGAGCTTAGCAACTCCTGAAAAACAAATGACGATTAACACTTCAAATTTCAGTGAGACGCATTGGCGTAAAAACTTTAGATATACCTACCAATATCaagacttttaa